From the genome of Brassica oleracea var. oleracea cultivar TO1000 chromosome C4, BOL, whole genome shotgun sequence:
TGCAGAGGCATGCAAACTTAGGCTGGAGATGATATTGACTTTGGTAACTCTCGTTAGAAAAGGAGCAAAGCATTTGCTATTCGAATACCTCAAAAAGAATACACTATTCATGATCAATAACATCCCCAACCTAAGTTTGCATTCCTCTGCATCATTAGGCGCACTTTTGATCTAAGCTAGCAAGTCCTCACAAGTGTGTCGTGTCCCACTTGTATTGATGAAGGGACCACTACAGATGTCTTCTTCTCTTGATTCCCGACAAGGTAAACCTGTGACCAAATAACATTCTCGTAAATAGAATCGCATGGGTTAAAGCGGAACCAACACTCGAACGTTTGTGTTGTCATAATCCGCCTTGACACCACGAAATGAACTGATTTTGCAGAAAACACCAATCCATCTGTCGGTTGTAATCCTGCCTCGATTATAGGGCCAAGGAACGTGCTCCTCAATCGTGAGAATAATGAATCACCCAGTTCCTTTTCAAGAGTCTGCACATAAAAAAACGACGCATAGTTGTTGATACTTAACGGTTTGATGTTTTCTCCCATATTGTATCTAATCCCAGACAATACAGTATGCTGAGAGAGTTCCATTATGCACATGCCAGTACAATTCATGGCATTACATTAATATAAAATTCATTGTTTTTATTTATGAATCTATTTTGGTAAATTAGCATAATGGCTAATGTTATAAATCAAGTAAATATCATATTTAATATATAATTATTTTTAGTAAATGCATCTCTATATAAAATTAGACTACATCGTAGGGGTCTAGGTGGTCACAGGTTCGATTCACGTTGGGAGGGGTTTGCTCTACAAATGAGACACCGAAGCGAAATCTTAGCAGAGGGTTTGAGTTTGAGTACGGCAAAATGTTTAACATCATCTTTATGGATTATTATTTTATAGAATATTTAACAAATATAAGATTTTTATCAGATGAAATTAAATCTTATAACTAAATTTTAATGTATAGAAAATAGGTTAATCATATAATGTCAATATTATTTAGAGTTTCTCTAAAAGTTTTTCTTTAAAAACAGTTTTTTTAATATTGAGAAACTCAATTCAGTTGAGAAACCGTAAAATTCTAAATATATTCTTCTATTTTAAATTGGCATATTTTCAGAATTATGAGTGATTGTGGATTGTTTGAGTATAAAAAGGTAAGATATCATAGATTTAGAAATAATTTCAATAAAAATAAAAAATTTCTTCTGAATTAGCACTTTATTTAAAAGAATCAACTGAAACAACACTTAAGCATAACTAGTTGAATTTTGACCGTCTAATCAATACTATCAAAACATAAATACAATTTGAGCATAACACTAATTTACCACGTAATATTACCAAACTTGCACAAATATATTAACTATGCATCTTAATATTTCATATAACAATTTAATTATTCCATTAATTCAACTAAATATTGAAATATTTGTAAAGCAAGGTAATTAAAAAGATATTTATAAACAAAATTCGATAAGATTGTAATCTAATAAAGTATTATAATATATTTTCTAAAATATAAATAATTACATAATCTTGTAACTATTATAAAATACCTGTTATGCATTAATATTAATTTAACTTAGACTTCTATACACAATATAAAATTTATAACGTTGATTTAAAATAATATAATATTAAATATTAAATTAAATAATAAATATAATTTAATAATTTAATATATTAATTAATTTTTAAATTTTAAAAGTAAATTAAAATATATATACGCAGGAAATAACCAAAATTCCTAGATTTTATGATAAACTTTAATTTATAAAAATATTATAAAATTAGATATAAAATTAATTATAATTAGCTATAATTTTTAACATACTTAAAAACTTTTAAATATTGAAAATTATATAAGTAACCATTTACTGGATAAAAATAAAATAAATTTACTAATATTTATATCATTTTATAATGTATTTGAATGGTTTCAGATGATATTTTTATGACTGTAATTTTTTGTGGATTTTTTCAACAGTTATGCCATCTATTATTCATATATTTACAAATTTAACAAACACAAGTAATTTATATTAAAAATTATAATCCAAAAATGACCAATGCGAGACATGTAAAGATGTATTACTCTATTTCAATTTCAATTTTCTAAAGATAAACTATAATAAATACCAAATAAATAAATATTCTATTTTGATTATTATATTGTATATTTATATAAATTTTTAATTTGTCTGTAGAATATTTCAAAATACAAATAAAATTTTACATAAACATATATTATTCCATAAAATACATAAATAATGGACAAAATCATAATTTTATTAAATTTAAATAATATTGTACTTTGAAATCTACAAAATATTGCTGTAAATACACTACAAGAAAATAGACATATTGCAATAGTGATATATCGTTGTAATATAACTCATATATTGTTGAAAATATGAAATTGCAATAAAATTGTGACAAATTTTAACTTCTTGCTTTTTGGATGTTGCATATTCATGTGTGTCGCATATACGTTGCAAAATTAGCAACAAATTAGGTTGTGGCTATATTTGTCATATTATTGCAACAATGTTTTTATAACAAATGTTGTACATTTACAGCACATTTGTGCAACATTAATAGTGAAAAATCATTGCTACGTAAAATATATAGCAAACAAAATAGCAAATTTGCAATAATTTTATTGCAATTTTATAGTATTATAGTATCTATACAATATTTACGACGTAAAGATGCAATTTAAATTGTCACAAATTTTGCTATATAAAATATAGAGCTAATTTTGTTGCAGACTTTTTTTGCAATTTTTTTAATAATTACTTTTATAAAATATATTTGTTTTTAATTTTTTGTGGGACGGATATTATGTAGTTAACATTTAATATTCTAATAAATTTAGTATATTATTAACTATGTTGCATACATGATTAGTGCAGTATTTTGTCATAACAATATCAGATGCATTATTTGTTTGTGCAGTATATATATTTTATAATAACACAAAAGCTAAACGGCCAAATTTATTAAATAAACAAAAATATTAAAATTTTTGACAATGTATTATTTGAGAAATACAAACGGTAAAAGCTAGATAAACTTAACCACATCGTGGTGGTCTAGTGGTTTCCAGTAGAGTAGGAGTTGTCTTATTGGTCCAAATGAGGGATCGACTTTCATGTAGTGCAAAATTATTAGCTTCACCTGTAGCTACGCGGATATAAATCTATTGCTTATGACCTATTTGAATATCCCGGAGAATGTCTATCCGTAGGTTGCAACTCTTACCCGGAGATTAGGTATGTGTTTTTAATAGATTTGGATTTAATCTTTTTTTCAAAAAAAAAAACTAGGTAAACCTAATAAATTAAATACATTTCTTGATTTTTGTTGGGTCTCCCCCATCATACATGTACGTGAGTGGCATAATCATAAGTGTTCCTGATCATTGCAATATTTTATTTTTAATTTGTAAACGAAGAGAATCTCCTTTTACTCAACTAGTTTTTGTAACTTTCCCAAAAGTTTGTGTTATGTTTACAGCCATGCAAATCCAGATCACAAATTTGTAATGTCGGTCATATTCACGGACAATTCGACCTGCGCGAATGTTTCATTTTTTTTTTTTTTGGTAAAAATATTAAGATTCATTACCAAGTTTTAATTTTTTTTTTTTTTTTAAAAAAAAAAAAAACATAGACACTAAAAACAGATTAACAGAAATAAAACTAAACACAAACTCAGACTTGGACAATAGAATGAACCGACTACAAGAGGAGCAGCTAATTAGCAAAGACGCACCAGAGTTGGAACCTACACTTGCCGCAAAATCAAACCTGCAGTTATAACGAGGAGTGAACCCGGTAGAGTATGGCGATCCCGATGATCAGTCCTTAAAGATCTAAGTTGTCAAGAACAGCTCGTGCAGCCCGCCTAATCCGCAGCCTCCACGAACAAACATCATCCTTCGCAACCGAGTGCACCCGCTCACACCAAGTCGAGCTTTATTTGGAGAAGAAACCACCAAGAGCCGCCACAGATTACCGGACCTACATCAAGAAAACAGAACGATCAAGCACCACCTTGAGTCAAAGTGGACAGGAGGCAGCCCTAGACCATGCCCCTGAAACAAGCAGGCTCTGAACGTGCCGCCACCAAATGAAGAAGCCGTGGTTGACAAGGTCGACGACTCTCCACCTCGCACTCGCACCGCGACGGAGAACCCGTAACGGACCTTCACGATTTCGAACCGTAATCAACCCCTGGAAGCCCCCGCGAGATAGACTGACCGGTCTAACAAGGAACACCTGCGGAGAACACCAAGACACGCAGGGAAACACCGGAACGCCACCGCCTGGAGAAACCGAGAAGTGCCTTAAACCAAGCGAGCCTTCTCACCCACGCCGAGAACGGAAGGTAGAGGAAGCAGAGGAAGGAGACGGATCTACTTCCGGAATCCAGATCTGACGCCAGATCGAGACTTCCACGACCACACCCAACCGAAGGAACCTCACATCCACTCCTCCTCCACGCTTCTCCGGAGTTCTGAGAGAGGCAGCACCAGATCTGGAACCGCGGTGGCGCAAGCCCTCAGAACACCGAGAAAGGAAACAAGGAGAGGCGAGAAAGAAGAGAGCAGCGACGGGAGGGGGCGGACCGGAGCCGAGGAAGCCGTCGACCACCCAACGAGATCTGCAACTAGGGTTTTCTTTTTTTTTTTTAGAGAGAGAAGTAGAAGCATCACACTGATGTTCCAGAAACCATTTGTTGATCCAATGTTTCATATTTTCCTATGTTAAGTTAGTTTTTGTTGTTTTAAATATATTATTTGGTAGTCAAGAGATATTTCAGCAATCAGAGTTTAGTGGAGTTTTCTGGTTGACTGTGAAATGCATTTAGATTTTTCATTTATATACATAACTTTTGAGAGTTTTTTGTTTAGATATGGTTAACACCCGAATTTAGTTTCTTCCAAAAGTTTTGTTTTTAGGCCTTGATTGGCGGAATAGATTATAAAACAGTAGCAAGAATGATATATAAGCAGTACGCTTCATAAACTGTATGATCTTACTAAACTATTTAGGAAAATTGCCAAAAAATACCACATTCATACTATCAATACTAACCATTTTTACACTAACTTTTAAAGAAGAAAAAAGACATTTAAACCCTATGGTTAACTATTATATACTTAAGGTTTAGAGTTGAAGAGTAGAGTAAGATTTTTGGAATGGAAAATTAAGGATTCTAATAAATATATAAATAAATACTTAAAAGAGAAATACCCTAGGATAGCACTAAATTTTTTTTTGTCAAAACTATAGATTCTAAGGATAAAAAAGACCAAAATGTTTTATTAAAAAGGTAAATATACACCTCTATGATTAACTAATCCAAACCTTAGAGTTTAGAGTTAAGGGGTGGTGATTTGGGATTGAGGTTTAAAATTTTATTAAATAAAAAATAAATATTAAAAATTTAAAAATAAAAATTTTTAAAATATTTTCAAAAAGTATTTTCGAATTACAAAAAGAAAATTTGAATAAAAAATAAAAAAAAATTTAGAAAAAAAGAAAATTAAAAAAAAAAAATTTATAAAAAAGTTCAAATTTGAAAAAATATAATCTAAAACTATAAAAACAATTTTTTTTTTATATATATCTATGGTATTAGTGTCATTTTACCTATTAAATGAAACATTTTGGTTATTTTTTCTCATTTTAGTCTATTTTTGTCTATTTAGGAGAATCGCTCTACTTAAAATATATAAAAAGTTTTTAAAAAATAGTTTCAAAAAGAATTTTCGATTTTCAAAAATAATTTTTAAAAAAAATCAAAAAAAAAATTTATAAAAACTTTTGAATTTGAAAAAGTATAATTTAAAAACTTAATTTTATTTATTTATTTATTTATTTATTATATATATATAGAACAAAGGTATAAGAGTTTTTTGTGTCCTAAGGAAGAATATGTTTTTGAAAATGTCTTTTTAGTGGTGGTAAACATGAATAATGATACCAATAAAGTGATAAATATGAAATTCCCTAACTATTAAATAAAATGATTGTTAGAACAGTATGAACATGCTATTTAAAATTACTATAAAAATTAGTATATAATATATAATTTATTTATTTACATTGAATATATTTCTGATATATATATATATATATATAATTAAAAAATGTATAAAATCAATTTATTTTATTAAATGATATCAAAAATATTATTTTAAAATAATTTTTACAATTAAAATTATTTTCTTTAAAAAATATTTTAAATTTATTTTAAAATATAAATTTTATTTTATAAATATAAAATAATTTTACGATATTATTAAATAAAACAAATTAATTAATTTTATATTTTACTAATTTTATAAATTGTAAATGCAAATGCTTTACTAAAAACTTATACGAAAGCATTGACCAAAAAGTATTTGCCGAGCATTAGCATTTGGTAAATATTTTTCTAAATGCTTTTTTTAACAAATGTTGATTGAAGCGTAGAGTATAATGCTAATAGTATACCAATCAAGACCTTATAATTTTTTGGCGGCCTACTCGAAGAAATTATTTTATCCCATTTATGTATTATATACTTGGATCCTTTGATATTTATTTATATGGAAGAAGATTTGTATGTGGAGGTGGAAAATCTACAAACAGCAATCAGGATAATCAAAATTTTAGTTTTAATATAAAATCTCGTTAAACTATTTTGGTATTGTACTGCACTATCATCAAACATTTCTAAACTTAAATTTTGGAGAGCCCACAAATAGTTTAGTTTATTCTATATAAAAAATAGAATTATTAGTTATAATCATCACTTTATTTATTATTACATTTTCTTATATATTTAAATAAAGTCTATTTAAAATTTGCGATATATACTAAAATATATATTTTTTTTTTATGAAATATTTTGGTTGCGATTTTGAGTAACAATTTTGCAATCTCTTTTTATTATCAACTAGGTATTTTCCTGCATCAAGTGTCGTAAAAAAAATTAAATTCAAACTATATTTGAAAATAAAATTTATTAATATTTTAGATTTTATTTTATTCTTACTAATATTTATAATATAAATTTGATTTAATTAAACATAAAATTAAGATTAAAATATTTTTTATTTAAAATTATATTTAAGAATATATATTTGTATATTTAAAATTATAATCTTTGATAAATTTTTGGTTAAATATATTAAATTAGTTTGTATAAAATTAATAAAATTTGATACAAAATTCTATAATTATCAAAAACTAAAACTAATAATTTATAAAATTGGTAGATATGTAAAAGAAACTAATGATTTTACGATTAAAAATTTATGATTTTTTAAAGAAATTGTAGAAATTTTAGTAGTAAAAGTTGAATAATTATAAAAATAGAATTAAATAATATTTCAAAACTAGTAATGTCATATTTGGATATATATATTTGTTTTAATGACGTATGAGTTATTATCATACTCTAAAAAATATAATCAACACTAAATGTAATGTATATGTTATTACCGTGTTCTATAAAGTTTATCAAAAATATAAATCAACATTAAATGTAGTTATCCATGTCATATTTATCCATAAATCATGTCATCAATTTTAATAGTTATGCCACATTTTTAGTGAAAATGATTATAGAATGTGAAAGTGATATTAGAAAGTGATTCTAAAAAAGACACTGACAAATCATTTCTCAAATAACATATAGCGGATGAAATGAAATAACACTAAAAATCTATTTTAAAATTTAAAATATAAACGCATATTTTTTGTCAACAAAATATAAATACAATAGAATGCTAATATTTTATGTTGTCTATTTTAATATTTTTACCGTAAAACGCCGATGACATGAAATAAAATGTCAGATAGGACTATTGTAGTCAATTTACGTGATGGTATATCTCCAAACAGTCACACACCGTTCGTTACCCACCGACCTAATTTTGTTTTATTGTTTTTGTAGTCAAGTAAGGTTTAGTTTCTAAAAAAAAAAAATGAATTTCAAACGTCAATTATAGGATGACAGAAAATCAATTTTTAAGATATAGATTCACCTATAAACGACAAAAGAAATATACTATTGATTTCTTTACCCAAAAAAAATAAAGATTCACCTACAGAAATATTTTTTGCGAAAAAGGTAGTTCGATTCGCTTTGGTCACTTTGCCGCACTATTTAAATGGATTAGTCATGTATCTGTATGGAAGACCTCTTGGAACTAATTTAGCAAAAAAACCGACTTCTTGGAACTAATCTCAAATTTAGAAATTTACCGACGGAAATATTTCATCCAAAATTTGACAAAAATAACCATACAGTTTTATCATTTGCGAAAATAGAAAAATAAAATTTAGAATGTTTATAAAAAAAATTGAGGAAATGATTAGAAGGAAAAACACCCCAGTCTTCAGAGCAATATCAATGAAAATTTTTCAGCATGAAGTTCTCAAAATACGTATGTATATATATATATATATATATATTTAATTATAGATATCCTCAAAATTATGGAAAATCTAATCGAAAATATCTAAAAAGAAAATTTCAGTTACATTTTCTATTTTTAAATAACTATAATTAAATAATAATATTTAGAAATACATACATATATATGTATTATGAAAAATTTGTGTTCGAGAATTTTGGAATTATTCTCAAAAATCCAATTTCACTAAACATCTCATAACGATATGTATGTCAACACTTCTTCTCTATCATACATTTTAGAAATAATCACAATCTAACATACTTTTCTACTCTCTGTTTACAATCTAACATACTTTGCACATGCGATGTACTCTTGGCAATGTCAATTACCCAAATGACCTTGAATAAGTTAAACATGTCGCAACTCTCTCTCCTCTCTTTTCTCTGCACCTCTCTATCCCACCTCTCCTCTCTTAGATCTCTTCTTCCTTTTCTCCATCGACTACTTCTTCGACGAGTCAACATCCACTGACGACAACACATCATCGGAGATTGTTGTCGTTGAAGGCGGATCACCTTGTCCACAACCACACCATCATAAGGTGTTCTCATATCTGACGGATGTTGTTGTGGTTGGATGCATATTCTTGCGGTTGGAAACTGAGAACCCTATCCAAACCACACCATCGTGTGGTGTTCTTAGATTTGACGGTACCTTATGTGATTATATGTGTATTGTTGTGGTTGGAAGCGGATAATTGTCCATAACTACACTATCGTGTGTGTTATCAGATCGAGTTTCGAGTGATGAAAACAGAGAAACAGTGAGTATAAGTGAAAACATCTTGTTCCTGGTGGAGTGGTTGTGTTGTACCTGAGACAGTCGTGGAAGAAAAAGCGGATGATGACAGCCACTGTGGTTGGATGCGTAATTGATGTGGTTGGAAACGAATAATCATGTCCACAACTACACCATCAATGGATGGTTAAGGAAGTGGTGGTGGTGAAAGAGGTGGTTATCGTGTTGCAAAAAAAGGATACGACAGTGATGGTGAAAAAGGTGGTAATGGATAGTCCACAATTTGAAATCGGTTTTATGACTACATCTTTTCTGACCACGTGAATGAGTTTAAATGAAAGATATAATATACATTTTACGCCACCTTTCGCTGGACAAAGTACACATTCAACTAGAAATATGTCAAATTGTAAGATATCATTTCTAAACCATGTTAACTTGGTAAAACTCATTTTAATGCAATTAGTTAAAAGACAAAGCACCTCATTTGATTTCTTTAAAAGCAAAATTGATTTTAAAGTTATGAGCTAACTTTATTACCGTCCAATGAAAAAGGTCGACGAGTGTTTATTATGTGTAAATGCGCAGCTGCATCAGTGCAAAGTCTTTTGGGAGTTTTAAAATATTTAGCAAATGTCGGACTCTAGACCAATAGTGTGTCACTAGATTTATTGCGTGTATGAACTATGTCTATATATATATTCAAACTCTTAAGTCTTAACAATAGAGTAACTTTTTTTCTTTCTTTTTTTTTTGAAAACTGACAATACTTCTATAGATGTTTTCAGGTATTAATAAATATTTAAACTGGACATAATGCGTTAAGCAAAATATTAGAGTTTCGGTAGTCATATCACATAACACATTTTCATTTAACTGGCTACGGACCAACTATAAACTCACCCAAACCCGATCTAAATCATGAATATGTCATGGTCACTCAATCAATAGTATGTTTTTAAACTCAAGCAAAACAAGGCATTGCAAACTTCGTAAAACGTTTGGTTTCCATTTTTTTTCTTGATATATCTACCTAAAAAATCTAAATGTTAATATTCGCATGGGTAATAATTAACTAATGTTCGATAAAATAAACTAAAATAGCGAAGTTGTTATAAATCAATTGATGGATGTCCATAACCGGTCCGGCCATAAACCGGCCCATCCGCAGGAGAGAGAGAGAGGAGAGAGAGTCGGCCTATTGAGGAGAGAGAGATGTGGCCACATGTTTCTTTTTCCTTGTATGATTATGACTTTCTTTTCTTTGTAATCTTTCTATTATTATGTATTAGTAGTTTTCATAATCCTAGTGGATTTAGTTTTTGGATACTTTCCTTTTTACTTATCTTGTAATCTCCTATATAAAGGAACACTTATTCATTAATGAAATAACAGAAAAATTCAGCCCTAAATCTATTGTTTTACAACACGTTATCAACACGAGTCTCTGAAACACCCTGAGCCAAAAACCCTAAATCGAAAAACCCCTAAACCTTAAACCTAGTCGGCGCATCCTTCTAACTCTAAAAACCGACGAACCCTAACCCTTGGCGTTCCCCGTCTCGCGTTCCCGTCTCAGCCTCAGCTTTCGTCTGACGTCTCAGCCTCAGCTTGCGTCCGTCTCTGCCTCAGCTCGCGATCCCGACTGCAAGCATCCCGGACGAGACCCGATAGCGATAGGCGCACGTTCCCGATCAGACGCAACCCCGTCCGCTCCAGCTCACGTCCGCTCCAGCTCACGTCCGTTCCAGCTCGCGATAGGAGCCAGCTCGAGGTTCATCCGTTCTCTTGGTGGTCCGGTTCTACAATCTTCAAAAACTAAAGGTAATCCTAATTTTGAGAACATGAATTGAATTTGGATTGTTTGTAAAGATTGAAACCCTAAAATCAAATCTCTAATATGAAAGCCTTAGGACAAATAGATCAAACCCTAAAAGAGTAAATCGGAGCTCGAATAAGTCCGATCCCCTAAACCCTAATTCAAGATTGATCCATTTTGATTTTGAATAAGTCTTAATGATTTTGAATCTCAAATCAAATCCCTTTGATCAAAGATCAAAGTTTCGAAATCCCTAAAATCCTAATTTGGAAAAACGGTTTTAAATTGTTTGATTTGAACCTTGATTGTTTGTTTGATCACCTAGAA
Proteins encoded in this window:
- the LOC106338916 gene encoding uncharacterized protein LOC106338916; the encoded protein is MELSQHTVLSGIRYNMGENIKPLSINNYASFFYVQTLEKELGDSLFSRLRSTFLGPIIEAGLQPTDGLVFSAKSVHFVVSRRIMTTQTFECWFRFNPCDSIYENVIWSQVYLVGNQEKKTSVVVPSSIQVGHDTLVRTC